The DNA segment GCGCTAAATTTGCGCGCCATAAATTTGCAGATGTCTTCGATCTTCCCTTCGATCTTCCCTTCGATTTTCCCTTCGATCTTCCCCTTTTCGTGCCAACTGGTGGTAATCTGCATGATTAAATCAGCCTCCTTCTGGTTTATTCTGCCCAGTTCATGTGATAATTGTTCTTCTTCCTGACGGTTTAGTTTGAGGTAGGTTTCAAAAAAACCTGTAATAAGCTCCATCCGCGCGGGATCAAGTTTTAATCTGGTCAACAGGCGCAAAAACTCCAGCTTTACCTGCGCCTTCTCTTCTCCAGCAAAGCCCATTTTACTTAAAAGAGCCGCCGCTACGGGGTTGTCACGGTGGACGTAATCCCGCCAGGAAAGCTTTTTTAGATCCAGTTTATAGAAGCGAAAGAGCAGCACGTCTAAAAAAGAGAAACTCTGGGCAAATTTATCCGGTTCATCGCGCGCCTGTTCGTAGCTAAAAACGGCGATTGGCAGGATCTTGCGCCGGTATTTTTCGTAAAACCGGGAAAAATAGATAAACATTCTTTCGTTGAAATCTTTCTGGACAT comes from the Desulfotomaculum sp. genome and includes:
- a CDS encoding transposase, encoding MNPSQIDHDRLFKELLETFFAEFMELFFPDAYGAIDFTHLKFLRQEVFTDVTAGERHEADIIVETRLKTEPGLILVHVEPQAYVQKDFNERMFIYFSRFYEKYRRKILPIAVFSYEQARDEPDKFAQSFSFLDVLLFRFYKLDLKKLSWRDYVHRDNPVAAALLSKMGFAGEEKAQVKLEFLRLLTRLKLDPARMELITGFFETYLKLNRQEEEQLSHELGRINQKEADLIMQITTSWHEKGKIEGKIEGKIEGKIEDICKFMARKFSADAGEVRKIIQQAPSLELLDGLMEELFAANTSEEAHSIIRRTVGKSLQ